A window of Streptomyces broussonetiae genomic DNA:
GACCTCCTACGCCGAGACCTACGGCATGGCGGTGACCGAGGCCCTGGCCCGCGGCATCCCCGTCCTCGCCACCGACGTCGGCGGCGTACCGGAGGCCGTCGGCCGGGCCCCCGACGGCGGCGTGCCCGGCATCCTCGTCCCGCCGGAGGACCCCGCCGCGCTCGCCGCCGAACTGCGCGGCTGGTTCGGCGAGCCCGACGTACGCCGCCGCCTCAAGGCCGCCGCCCGGGCCCGCCGCGCCGCCCTCGACGGCTGGGCCACCACCGCCCGCAGCCTGGCCGCTGTGCTCGGCCGGCTCCCCGAGGCCCCGAGGAGGGTGGCATGACCAGGCGCAACACCGTGACGCACGGCGCCGCCGCGATCCCGGCCCAACCCCGGCCCAGGAAGGCGGAGTCGATGCGGCGCAGCGAGAACGAGGACGCGACGGAGCCGACCGGGATCGGCGTGGACCATGACGCTGTGCACGCAGCGGCCCGCGCGGGCCGGGGGAGCGGGGGCGAGGGGCCCGCGACGACCGAGGCCCGCCCCGGGGAGGAGACGGACGAGGGGGGCGTCGGGGCGGACGGCCCGCGCGCCGGAACGCCCGCCGCAGCCCCGTCCGTTGTGGATGCCGCCCGGAGCGGAGGTCCCGCGGCCGCCGCCGACTCGGTGCTCTCGGTCGTCGCCGGAGCCGGGCCCGTCGGGCGTCCCGGCGAGCGGGCCACCGTACGGCTGCGCGACTCCGACTCCGACCCCGACCCCGACGAACCGCCCCGGTACGCGCCCGAGTGGCTGCAGTTGCGGGAACCGGCCGACGCGGCCGCCCGCGCGCAGGACCTGCTGGACCCGCTCAGGATCCGGCTGACGAACCTGCCGGGCCGCACCGGCGCACTGGCCGTGCACGACCTGGGCTGCGGCACCGGCTCGATGGGCCGCTGGCTCGCACCCCGCCTCGACGGCGCCCAGCACTGGGTCCTGCACGACCGCGACCCCTACCTCCTGCACTTCGCGGCCGCGGCCTCCCCGCGCTCCGCCGCCGACGGCAGCCGGGTCACCGTCGAGACCCGGCGCGCGGACGTGGCCCGGCTGACCCCGGAGGCGCTCGGTGGCGCCTCGCTGGTCACCGCCTCCGCGCTGCTCGACGTCCTCACCCGCGAAGAGGTCGGCACCCTCGTCGACGCGTGCACCGGTGCGGGCTGCCCCGCTCTGCTCACGCTGTCCGTCGCCGGACGCGTCGAACTCACTCCCGCCGACCCGCTGGACGCCGAGATCGCCGAGGCGTTCAACGACCATCAGCGGCGCGCCGGACTGCTCGGCCCGGACGCGGTCACCGCGACCTGCGAGGCGTTCGCCGCGCGCGGGGCGGCGGTACGCGTGCATCCGAGCCCGTGGCGCCTCGGCCCGGAGCAGGCCGCGCTCACCGAACAGTGGCTGCGCGGCTGGGTGGGCGCAGCCGTGGAGCAGCGGCCCGCGCTGCGCGACCGCGCCGCGCGCTATCTGCGCGCGCGCCTCGCCGCCTGCGCGGCCGGCGAACTGCGGGTGATGGTCCACCACAGCGATCTGCTGGCCCTGCCCCGGCCGAGGGGCGGCACGACATGACGGCCCGAACGACGGCAACGGACCGGGCATCCCGGACCACGGGAGCCGACCCACGCGCGGGCGCAACGCCTTCCGGCCCGCGGCGCTCGCGGGTGCGCGGTGCGGATGCCGGGCAGGCGGCCGGCATGGGCGGTTCGGCGTCGGCGGATGCGGTTCGGGCCGGGGGAGTCGGTGAGCGGGCGGGCGGAACGCCCGGCGATACCGCACACGCGCGCGTGCGCGGTGCGGAGGCGGAGCCGCAGGTCGGTGCCGGCGGCGGCGCGCCGTCGGAAGTCCCGGCCCACGGCGCCGCGTTCACGCCCGCGCACACCTCACCCACCGCGCCCGCGCACACCTCACCCACCGCGCCCGCGCACACCTCACCCACCGCGCCCGTGCCGGCCCACGCCCCCGCGTCCGAGCCTGGATCCGTGTCCGCACCAACGTCGGGGGAGGCGCCCGCCTCCCGTCGCCGCGGCCCCCGTACCCTGCGTGCCCACCTCGGGACCCTCGCCGGTGCGGTCATCCTCGGTGTGCTGCTGTGGCGGCTGGGGACCGGTGCGCTGCTCGACGGGCTGCGCCGTATCGACACCGAGTCCCTGCTGGCCGCCCTGGGCATCGGCGGGGTCACCACCGTGCTGAGCGCCTGGCGCTGGCACCTGGTGGCCCGGGGGCTGCGGATCCGGCTGCCGCTGGGGTCCGCCGTCGCCGACTACTACCGCGCGCTGTTCCTGAACGCGGCGCTGCCCGGCGGGGTCCTGGGCGATGTGCACCGGGCGGTCCGGCACGGGCAGAGCGCCGGCGATCTGCGGCGCGCGGTGAAGGCGGTGGTCCTGGAGCGCGTTGCCGGGCAGATCGCGCTGGCCGTGTTCGGCGCGGCGGCGCTGCTGGTCCTGCCCTCGCCGGTACGCGACGACGCGCGCAACGTCGCTCCGCTCGCCGCCCTGGCCGCCGCAGGAGCGTTCGCCGTCGTCGCCGCCCTGCGCATGAAC
This region includes:
- a CDS encoding class I SAM-dependent methyltransferase, coding for MTRRNTVTHGAAAIPAQPRPRKAESMRRSENEDATEPTGIGVDHDAVHAAARAGRGSGGEGPATTEARPGEETDEGGVGADGPRAGTPAAAPSVVDAARSGGPAAAADSVLSVVAGAGPVGRPGERATVRLRDSDSDPDPDEPPRYAPEWLQLREPADAAARAQDLLDPLRIRLTNLPGRTGALAVHDLGCGTGSMGRWLAPRLDGAQHWVLHDRDPYLLHFAAAASPRSAADGSRVTVETRRADVARLTPEALGGASLVTASALLDVLTREEVGTLVDACTGAGCPALLTLSVAGRVELTPADPLDAEIAEAFNDHQRRAGLLGPDAVTATCEAFAARGAAVRVHPSPWRLGPEQAALTEQWLRGWVGAAVEQRPALRDRAARYLRARLAACAAGELRVMVHHSDLLALPRPRGGTT